GGAGTGGTGGAGAATCCGTAGGCAGCAAGAGTCAGAATATATCAGCATAGCTCTCCGGGGTACTCCAGTACTCTTTCTTTTTCTTCTTTTTGGAATTCTCTCAAAACGCCAAGCGCTTTCCTGATTTCGCCCAAAAGACGAAGGACTCTCTCTTTATCTACAGGCATCCTTGAACTCCTGGGTGTACTTTTTCAACAACTCTTGGAAGTCCAGGTACTTTTTTAGGCGGGGAAGAAGGAAATCGAACCGGAGGTTCTCGTTCGTGTCCTTAACGAGAATACCCCGAGAGGCGCGGTATACGATGTAGTCAGGGGCGTTATTGAGGACCACAACATCGACCGGAATGCGGAGGACATTTTCGAGTTCCCGTGAGAGCTCAACATCATAGAGGGGAGCATGGACCAGAGGGCTTTTGTCGTCGCAGTACACCGCTATGTCAATATCGCGGTAGCTACTCCCTTCGGCGAAAGATCCGAAAAGATACGCAAAGACAATTTCTTCATGGAGGAGAAGGACGCCTTTGACTTTTTCCAAGAGGTCTTTGTCTTCGCGTGTCATTTTGAGGTCATTATACCATGGCCTGTAGTGTGGAGTTTCAAGAACTCCCTCTCCGTACCTGGCTCAGGAAGACCCCAAGGAGCGCCAGGGAGGAACCGAGAATTTGCTCGGGTGTCGGCGCTCGTCCCATGATGGCGTAGGTGAAAAGATAAGCGCAGGCAGGA
This Candidatus Caldatribacterium sp. DNA region includes the following protein-coding sequences:
- a CDS encoding nucleotidyltransferase domain-containing protein yields the protein MTREDKDLLEKVKGVLLLHEEIVFAYLFGSFAEGSSYRDIDIAVYCDDKSPLVHAPLYDVELSRELENVLRIPVDVVVLNNAPDYIVYRASRGILVKDTNENLRFDFLLPRLKKYLDFQELLKKYTQEFKDACR